One genomic segment of Ignavibacteriota bacterium includes these proteins:
- a CDS encoding uracil-DNA glycosylase: MNKKEKILELIKDQKEIFGDELFENIKLEIKLPYQQEPKVKEKTEFYMPTNSLFENFSECNSVQSLYDSIHNCQKCSLGKTRTNFVFGSGNPNAGVMIIGEAPGADEDKQGLPFVGRAGKLLTDILKAINFEREEVYIANILKCRPPNNRNPLPAEMTECTPYLYKQIDLVKPKAILLLGLISAGSLLNSKESLTKLRGNVYDINGIKTMVTYHPAALLRNPNWKRGCWEDVQKFRKLYDSLK; encoded by the coding sequence ATGAATAAAAAAGAAAAAATTTTGGAATTGATAAAAGATCAAAAAGAAATATTTGGTGATGAACTTTTTGAAAATATTAAATTAGAAATAAAACTTCCTTATCAACAAGAACCTAAAGTAAAAGAAAAAACTGAATTTTATATGCCTACTAATTCCCTATTTGAAAATTTCTCAGAATGTAATTCAGTGCAAAGTTTATACGATTCAATTCATAATTGTCAAAAATGTTCTTTAGGAAAAACAAGAACTAATTTTGTGTTCGGTTCTGGAAATCCCAATGCAGGTGTTATGATTATTGGCGAAGCTCCGGGAGCAGATGAAGATAAACAAGGTCTTCCATTTGTCGGCAGAGCCGGAAAATTATTAACAGATATTCTTAAAGCAATAAATTTTGAAAGAGAAGAAGTTTATATAGCAAATATTTTAAAATGCAGGCCTCCAAATAATAGAAATCCGCTTCCAGCAGAAATGACGGAATGTACGCCGTATTTATATAAACAAATTGATTTGGTAAAACCTAAAGCAATTCTGTTATTAGGATTAATTTCTGCAGGAAGTTTGTTAAACTCTAAAGAAAGTTTAACCAAATTACGCGGAAATGTTTATGATATTAATGGAATAAAAACAATGGTAACTTATCATCCAGCAGCTTTATTGAGAAATCCAAATTGGAAACGAGGATGCTGGGAAGATGTTCAAAAATTTAGAAAACTTTATGATAGTTTAAAATAG
- a CDS encoding DNA-directed RNA polymerase subunit omega, protein MSIKPVDLRILKAKANNLYEAVIVSAKEARRINEENKTEFTNLISTFAPATDDDFDERDNQEQEKISLEFEKRNKPHVVAVNKMVDDKIDYRFKNKEE, encoded by the coding sequence ATGAGCATAAAACCAGTCGATTTAAGAATATTAAAAGCGAAAGCAAATAATTTGTATGAAGCTGTTATTGTTTCTGCAAAAGAAGCAAGAAGAATAAACGAAGAAAACAAAACAGAATTTACAAATTTAATTAGCACGTTTGCTCCGGCTACAGATGATGATTTTGATGAAAGAGATAATCAAGAACAAGAAAAAATTTCTTTAGAATTCGAAAAAAGAAATAAACCGCATGTTGTTGCCGTTAACAAAATGGTTGATGATAAAATAGATTATCGTTTCAAAAACAAAGAAGAATAG
- a CDS encoding BamA/TamA family outer membrane protein — translation MKLTRFPSYIFVLISFAFTIQIFPQSENKIELAEINFVGNDFFTSSELEEIIISKESPNWLSQFLASFSSFGNSATYFDSLTIPNDINILKNYYFSHGFFRTNVNAKYSIDKNGKEIASLTFIINENEPTNFNKLIITGLENISSTFSQKINSIISIDSTVQYSDLKVEQNRDGILSYLQDNGYMLAQADQPIVEIDTIYTNSVNVKMNFKIGTRYKISNISVEKSGPGKNLVSDELIKEIVNIEPENYFSYHNLKLAQVRLYRTNLFSSALITGNNLDTNKNYVPIRIVTSVGLLNELAPEIIVVNDRTESTNFKFGLGLSWINKNFFGDARKLTIGSSISAENITEFLKAGNLADNIYGLADLRATIEQPFLFGKPINTTLETFYTLEKKRDEWNASIYGTKLNLSFELSPYIYLTGLSSHFTLQRTEYIFKEKYIQDILFDYYRKRNTPSVTDEQIENKVDSLYTGNGESYGTNAILGVNLVANKTDDLLFPTKGYSLSILLEDGNSLPYLASKIGNYNFNQSAYYKFVLTSTFYLPILTNYFDAFGTKLRIGNIQSYYGNKKNILFNQRFTAGGSNSIRAWGASDLPVTQIDLPENPTQNEIQNIVRNITPGGFFLLEGSFELREHLAERIGTAIFLDYGNVWQNISDFRFDYFAVAAGFGFRYYSDYAPFRLDFGFKIYDPNVKTLFYKRKLFNILEIQIGIGEAF, via the coding sequence ATGAAATTAACAAGATTTCCTTCATACATATTTGTTTTAATTTCGTTTGCGTTTACAATTCAAATTTTTCCGCAAAGTGAAAATAAAATTGAGTTAGCAGAAATTAATTTTGTTGGAAATGATTTTTTCACTTCATCAGAATTAGAAGAAATAATTATTTCTAAAGAAAGTCCAAATTGGTTATCCCAATTTTTGGCAAGTTTTTCAAGTTTTGGAAACAGTGCAACTTATTTCGATTCGCTGACTATTCCGAACGATATAAATATTTTGAAAAACTATTATTTCTCCCACGGATTTTTTAGAACAAACGTGAATGCAAAATATTCAATCGATAAAAACGGTAAAGAAATTGCGTCTTTAACTTTTATCATTAATGAAAATGAACCGACAAATTTTAACAAATTGATTATCACAGGTTTAGAAAACATTTCATCTACATTTTCACAAAAAATTAATTCAATAATTTCAATTGATAGTACCGTTCAATATTCTGATTTAAAAGTTGAACAAAACAGAGACGGAATTTTAAGTTATCTGCAGGATAACGGATATATGTTGGCTCAAGCAGACCAACCAATTGTAGAAATTGATACAATTTATACAAACTCTGTAAATGTAAAAATGAATTTTAAAATCGGAACCCGATATAAAATAAGTAATATATCGGTTGAAAAAAGCGGACCAGGGAAAAATTTAGTTAGCGATGAATTAATAAAAGAAATCGTAAATATTGAACCAGAAAATTATTTTAGTTATCATAATTTAAAACTTGCACAAGTTAGGCTTTATAGAACTAATCTTTTCTCTTCAGCTTTAATTACCGGAAATAATTTAGATACAAATAAAAATTATGTTCCAATACGAATTGTAACTTCTGTTGGATTATTGAATGAACTTGCCCCGGAAATAATTGTAGTTAATGATAGAACCGAAAGTACAAATTTTAAATTCGGTTTAGGATTAAGCTGGATAAATAAAAATTTTTTCGGCGATGCAAGGAAATTGACAATAGGCAGTTCCATTTCCGCGGAAAATATTACGGAATTTTTAAAAGCCGGTAATCTTGCAGATAATATTTATGGATTAGCAGATTTGCGCGCAACAATCGAGCAGCCATTTTTATTCGGGAAACCGATAAACACAACACTAGAAACTTTTTATACTTTAGAAAAAAAACGAGATGAGTGGAACGCAAGCATTTATGGTACAAAGCTAAATTTAAGTTTTGAGCTTTCACCATATATTTATTTGACCGGTTTAAGCAGCCATTTTACTTTGCAGAGAACTGAGTATATTTTTAAAGAAAAATATATTCAAGATATTCTATTTGATTATTATAGAAAAAGAAATACGCCAAGTGTTACAGATGAACAAATAGAAAATAAAGTTGACTCACTTTATACCGGTAATGGAGAAAGTTATGGAACAAATGCAATTCTTGGAGTTAATTTAGTCGCAAATAAAACTGATGATCTACTTTTCCCAACAAAAGGATACTCACTTTCAATATTGTTGGAAGATGGGAATTCACTTCCGTATTTAGCAAGTAAAATTGGAAATTATAATTTTAATCAATCAGCATATTATAAATTTGTTTTAACATCAACATTTTATCTGCCAATTTTAACTAACTATTTTGATGCATTCGGAACAAAATTAAGAATCGGAAATATTCAATCATATTACGGAAATAAAAAAAATATTCTTTTTAACCAAAGATTTACAGCCGGCGGAAGCAACTCAATAAGAGCTTGGGGAGCAAGTGATTTACCGGTTACTCAAATTGATTTACCGGAGAATCCAACTCAGAATGAAATTCAAAATATTGTAAGAAATATTACTCCCGGTGGATTTTTTCTTCTTGAAGGCTCATTTGAATTACGAGAACATTTAGCTGAAAGAATTGGAACTGCAATATTTTTAGATTACGGAAATGTTTGGCAAAATATTTCCGATTTTAGATTTGATTATTTTGCCGTTGCTGCCGGTTTTGGTTTTAGATATTATTCAGATTACGCACCTTTCCGTTTGGATTTTGGATTTAAAATTTACGACCCAAATGTGAAAACCCTATTCTATAAAAGAAAATTGTTTAATATTTTAGAAATTCAAATTGGAATTGGCGAAGCTTTCTAA
- the dnaB gene encoding replicative DNA helicase codes for MEELQNQKNTVNQPPQAVEVERAVLCAIMLERDAIDKVASTIKPECFYDKKNLIIYEAMLSLYESKEPIDSVSLYEELKKNNKIDQAGGAVYISKLAQNISSAANVEYHSKIILEKWILRKLINSSMEIATSAYNGTEDVFDILDSAETKIFEITEAGLKESYKSMDRAVREAIEHIEAIHSKNISSFSVPTGFFGLDDMLGGFQKSDLIIVAARPSMGKTAFALSAARNAAVDNQVPIAVFSLEMATIQLVIRLICAEARINAHSVRTGKFKAEDGPRISRTAHKLSQAPIYIDDTPSQTVLEIRAKARRLKAEKNIGLIVIDYLQLMSSSSRMDSREREISTISRSLKALAKELNVPVIALSQLNRAVESRSDKRPQLSDLRESGSIEQDADVVIFLNRPEYYGITQFADGESTEGIAEIIIGKQRNGPTGDVRLKFVKDFARFENLDMFHSSFEEDNFSSNPEDDLPI; via the coding sequence ATGGAAGAATTACAAAATCAAAAAAATACCGTTAATCAACCGCCGCAAGCTGTTGAAGTTGAAAGAGCTGTATTGTGCGCTATAATGCTTGAGCGCGATGCAATTGACAAAGTCGCTTCTACTATCAAACCAGAATGTTTTTATGATAAAAAAAATCTAATTATTTATGAAGCAATGCTCTCGCTTTATGAATCAAAAGAACCAATTGATTCCGTTTCACTTTATGAAGAATTAAAAAAAAATAATAAAATTGATCAAGCCGGCGGCGCAGTTTATATCAGCAAACTAGCACAAAATATTTCTTCCGCAGCAAATGTTGAATATCATTCAAAAATAATTTTAGAAAAATGGATTCTAAGAAAACTTATTAATTCATCAATGGAAATTGCCACTAGTGCGTATAATGGAACAGAAGATGTTTTTGATATTTTAGATTCCGCAGAAACAAAAATATTTGAAATTACCGAAGCGGGTTTGAAAGAATCATATAAATCAATGGATCGTGCAGTCCGCGAAGCTATTGAACATATTGAAGCCATTCACTCAAAAAATATTTCATCTTTCTCCGTTCCAACCGGTTTTTTTGGTTTAGATGATATGCTTGGCGGTTTTCAAAAATCTGATTTAATTATTGTAGCTGCTCGTCCTTCAATGGGAAAAACAGCTTTTGCACTTTCGGCTGCAAGAAATGCCGCTGTTGATAATCAAGTTCCAATTGCAGTTTTCAGTTTAGAAATGGCAACAATTCAACTTGTAATAAGATTAATTTGTGCCGAAGCAAGAATAAATGCGCACAGTGTTAGAACAGGAAAGTTTAAAGCCGAAGATGGCCCGAGAATTAGCAGAACCGCACATAAACTTTCGCAAGCTCCTATTTATATTGATGACACGCCCAGCCAGACAGTTTTAGAAATTCGAGCAAAAGCAAGAAGATTAAAAGCTGAAAAAAATATTGGTTTAATTGTAATTGATTATTTACAATTGATGTCGTCCAGTTCAAGAATGGATAGTCGTGAAAGAGAAATTTCAACAATTTCAAGATCTCTAAAAGCTCTTGCAAAAGAATTAAATGTTCCAGTAATTGCACTTTCCCAATTGAACAGAGCCGTTGAATCAAGAAGCGATAAAAGACCTCAGCTTTCTGATTTAAGAGAATCCGGCTCAATTGAACAAGATGCGGATGTTGTAATTTTCTTAAACCGTCCGGAATATTATGGAATTACTCAATTTGCCGATGGTGAATCTACAGAAGGAATTGCAGAAATTATTATCGGCAAGCAGCGTAATGGCCCAACTGGGGATGTACGACTTAAATTCGTAAAAGATTTTGCACGATTTGAAAATTTAGATATGTTCCACTCAAGTTTTGAAGAAGATAATTTTTCATCAAATCCAGAGGATGATTTACCAATATGA
- a CDS encoding YicC family protein — protein sequence MLKSMTGFGSDVFSNDNFILETEIKSLNSRFLDLSIKLPKEIYKHEFAIRDLIKNKIGRGKVSLNINLTYNKLTNGNSPINSSALQNAVEILKQINRFTNSDSKIELIQILMLKDLFLNENQESNGIDFEIIANSINSAITKFVEMKNYEGLELKKDLDYRINNILEELIKIEGISKNSTKEYFEKFKERAKKLVDEFSDDKDRFLMELAILSEKHDITEECIRLRSHIKLFSETLENDEDAGRKLNFISQEMNREINTINSKSISSEIAHAGIVIKEELEKIREQIQNIE from the coding sequence ATGTTGAAAAGTATGACCGGTTTTGGCTCAGATGTTTTTTCCAATGATAATTTTATTTTAGAAACAGAAATAAAAAGTTTAAACAGCCGATTTTTAGATCTTTCAATAAAACTTCCTAAAGAAATTTATAAACACGAATTTGCAATTAGGGATTTAATTAAAAACAAAATTGGAAGAGGAAAAGTTTCGTTAAATATTAATTTAACATATAACAAGTTGACAAACGGAAATTCTCCAATAAATTCAAGTGCTTTACAAAATGCAGTAGAAATTTTGAAACAAATTAATAGATTCACAAATTCAGATTCCAAAATTGAATTAATTCAAATTCTAATGCTAAAAGATTTATTTCTAAATGAAAATCAAGAATCTAACGGAATTGATTTTGAGATAATTGCAAACTCAATAAACTCTGCAATAACAAAATTTGTTGAGATGAAAAATTATGAAGGCTTGGAACTTAAAAAAGATCTTGATTATAGAATTAATAATATTTTAGAAGAATTAATTAAAATTGAAGGAATTTCGAAAAATTCAACAAAAGAATATTTTGAAAAATTTAAAGAGCGAGCTAAAAAATTGGTCGATGAATTTTCAGATGATAAAGATAGATTTTTAATGGAATTAGCAATTCTTTCTGAAAAACATGATATTACCGAAGAATGTATTAGATTAAGAAGTCATATTAAATTATTTAGCGAAACTCTTGAAAATGATGAAGATGCCGGTAGAAAATTAAATTTTATAAGTCAGGAAATGAATCGTGAAATAAACACAATAAACAGTAAATCAATTTCATCAGAAATTGCTCATGCTGGAATTGTAATAAAGGAAGAATTAGAAAAAATCCGTGAACAAATACAAAATATTGAGTAG
- the gmk gene encoding guanylate kinase, which translates to MGDKKGKLFVFSAPSGTGKTTIIKNVLNNYKELSFSISATTRAKRQNEMDGIDYFFLDEESFKKKIENDEFIEWGKFFGYYYGTLKNFVFDKINNGISMVLEVDVKGAINIKNAYKDSVLIFISPPSIEELKTRLYNRKTESDSDFAKRIERAEMELNYREKFDYNVFNYNLEDANKEVNKIIEKELSK; encoded by the coding sequence TTGGGAGACAAAAAAGGAAAATTATTTGTATTTTCCGCTCCAAGCGGAACCGGAAAAACGACAATTATAAAAAATGTTCTCAATAATTATAAAGAACTTTCGTTTTCCATTTCTGCAACAACAAGAGCAAAACGGCAAAATGAAATGGACGGAATTGATTATTTTTTTCTTGATGAGGAATCTTTCAAAAAAAAAATTGAGAATGATGAATTTATTGAATGGGGAAAATTTTTCGGATATTATTACGGAACTTTAAAGAATTTCGTTTTTGATAAAATAAATAACGGAATTTCAATGGTTCTTGAAGTTGATGTAAAAGGTGCAATTAATATAAAAAATGCTTATAAAGATTCAGTTTTAATATTTATTTCTCCGCCGAGTATTGAAGAATTAAAGACAAGACTTTATAACAGAAAAACCGAATCTGATTCCGATTTTGCAAAAAGAATTGAAAGAGCGGAAATGGAATTAAATTATAGAGAAAAATTCGATTATAATGTATTTAATTATAATCTTGAAGACGCAAATAAAGAAGTAAATAAAATTATAGAAAAAGAATTAAGTAAATAA
- a CDS encoding TonB-dependent receptor yields the protein MIKIQGIVFEDKTNEKLIGTNIFLSDSGVAITNNKGFFSFNVSPGSYEISASMVGYKKQTKIIPVQSTDDEVNIFFRLEPYLIEIPQVTVNGDKFYEKVKYKTYELQQGDLRRIPQFGEADALRALQALPSLVSLNDFSTQLFLRGGNFAETLISIDNVPVYNPYHLGSFFSMFNADIIDKQILYPSNYPNKYGGYLSGVLDIQTKAGNFEKTNASISVGVISSKAFIETPLSKGSLILSARRTYLDLLASIIDENLFPYYFYDVYGKYNYPIDEQNHLSISVLHSRDNFKMFDSLYQQNINVSQEPTWGNNLYNFEFSHLINSQVSIDGQIYYSSSLFNAKGESIYNSIPTQTEVNNKIQDISASLNLNYSFTGHYLQAGIEFKKINLNYDWIIGESELTSFGFELEDTFFDYAPKIFAEKQNEMFYNIYLHDKIILSQSFNFTVGLRNCNYAKLGMNLISPSININYQVGENLDLIFGYGKYFQNLFVIKDQNSILLDPFSVYFLPKNKEQLANSNNFSINMILSDFIFGSILEISSYYNLRKNLASSYPHQKIHYNFEDGYSTGLEFLLKKNIGNMSGWLSYSFSRSIKSNINYDYFNRIDRTNTIKFLFNLDLSESWFLTSFWTYATGTPYTPTLGQYIGESEPSQGSYFLEDEFNLYPIMGGKNTRRANAYHRLDLGINGSFFWGTLFIKPYLQILNVYNSPNETPYKKSDSSDSDTERGSSIIPTIGITVDF from the coding sequence ATGATCAAAATTCAAGGAATAGTTTTTGAGGATAAAACGAATGAAAAACTTATTGGTACAAATATTTTTCTTTCAGATAGTGGTGTTGCAATAACAAATAATAAAGGCTTTTTTTCATTTAATGTTTCTCCAGGAAGTTATGAAATATCTGCATCAATGGTTGGTTATAAAAAACAAACAAAAATAATTCCTGTACAAAGCACTGATGATGAAGTTAACATATTTTTTAGACTGGAACCATATTTAATTGAAATTCCACAAGTAACTGTTAACGGAGATAAATTTTATGAAAAGGTAAAATATAAAACTTATGAATTGCAGCAAGGTGATTTAAGACGTATTCCACAATTTGGTGAGGCAGATGCATTAAGAGCTTTACAAGCATTGCCCAGTTTAGTTTCATTAAATGATTTTTCTACGCAATTATTTTTAAGAGGAGGAAATTTTGCTGAAACTTTAATTTCAATTGATAATGTTCCCGTTTATAATCCATATCATTTAGGCAGTTTCTTCAGTATGTTCAATGCGGATATTATTGATAAACAAATTTTATATCCTTCAAATTATCCCAATAAATATGGAGGTTATCTTTCAGGGGTATTAGATATTCAAACAAAAGCAGGTAATTTTGAAAAAACGAATGCATCTATTTCTGTTGGAGTAATTTCATCAAAAGCATTTATTGAAACTCCATTATCTAAAGGTTCCTTAATTCTATCTGCAAGAAGAACATATCTTGATTTACTCGCTTCCATAATTGATGAAAATTTATTTCCATATTATTTCTATGACGTTTATGGAAAATATAACTATCCGATTGATGAACAAAATCATCTTAGCATAAGTGTGCTTCATTCACGAGATAATTTTAAGATGTTTGATTCATTGTATCAACAGAATATTAATGTGTCTCAAGAACCAACTTGGGGAAATAATTTATACAATTTTGAGTTTTCCCATTTAATAAACAGCCAAGTTTCTATTGATGGACAAATATATTATTCTTCTTCGCTATTTAATGCAAAAGGAGAAAGTATTTATAATTCAATTCCAACACAAACGGAAGTTAACAATAAAATTCAAGATATCTCTGCCTCATTAAATTTAAATTATTCATTTACCGGTCATTATTTACAAGCAGGTATTGAATTTAAAAAGATTAATTTAAACTACGATTGGATAATAGGTGAAAGTGAATTGACGTCTTTTGGCTTTGAACTAGAAGACACCTTTTTTGATTATGCACCAAAAATATTTGCAGAAAAACAGAATGAAATGTTCTATAATATCTATTTGCATGATAAAATTATTTTATCACAATCATTTAATTTTACAGTTGGATTGAGAAACTGCAATTATGCAAAATTAGGCATGAATTTAATCAGTCCTTCAATAAATATAAATTATCAAGTTGGTGAGAATTTGGATTTAATATTTGGTTACGGTAAATATTTCCAAAACTTATTTGTAATAAAAGACCAAAATTCAATTTTACTCGATCCCTTCTCAGTTTATTTTTTACCAAAAAATAAAGAACAATTAGCAAACTCAAATAATTTTAGTATAAATATGATTTTATCCGATTTTATTTTTGGAAGTATATTAGAAATAAGTAGTTATTATAATTTACGGAAAAATTTAGCCTCATCTTATCCACACCAAAAAATTCATTATAATTTTGAGGACGGATATTCAACCGGCTTGGAATTTTTACTCAAAAAAAATATTGGAAATATGTCAGGGTGGTTGAGTTATTCATTCTCCAGATCAATTAAATCGAATATCAATTATGATTATTTTAATAGAATTGATAGGACAAATACAATAAAATTTCTTTTTAATCTAGATTTATCTGAATCTTGGTTTTTAACTTCTTTTTGGACTTATGCAACCGGAACCCCATATACACCTACTTTGGGACAATATATTGGAGAAAGCGAGCCAAGTCAGGGCTCATATTTTCTTGAAGACGAGTTTAATCTATATCCAATAATGGGAGGCAAAAACACGCGTAGAGCAAATGCTTACCATAGATTAGATTTAGGAATTAATGGTTCTTTTTTCTGGGGAACTCTATTTATTAAACCTTATCTTCAAATATTAAATGTTTATAATAGTCCCAATGAAACTCCATATAAAAAAAGCGATAGTAGTGATTCTGATACTGAAAGAGGTTCATCAATAATACCAACAATTGGAATAACTGTGGATTTTTAA
- a CDS encoding L,D-transpeptidase, whose amino-acid sequence MLRNIFYIISSMLFFFFGIVVYGVILNLREHSLNEILQTKNLNELKNVTILVDRKNYKLNLYSDSTIVKSYNAVFGRNSNSNKISNNDYATPAGTYFICKIDTDHVYYKKLFINYPNLKDAAEALKENIISQKEFKNIANKLNENDCPFENTILGSDIGIQGTGEYNIIFKNLPFVFNWTNGSIALSNENIDELLTVVKVGTKVTIKN is encoded by the coding sequence ATGCTTAGAAATATTTTTTATATAATAAGCAGTATGCTGTTTTTCTTTTTTGGAATTGTTGTTTATGGCGTAATTCTTAATCTAAGGGAACATTCTTTAAATGAAATTTTACAAACAAAGAATCTTAATGAATTAAAAAATGTTACAATCTTGGTGGATAGAAAAAATTACAAATTAAATTTATACTCTGATTCAACAATTGTAAAATCGTATAATGCGGTTTTCGGGAGAAACAGTAATTCAAATAAAATTTCTAATAATGATTATGCAACTCCAGCCGGAACATATTTTATTTGTAAAATTGATACTGACCATGTTTACTATAAAAAATTGTTTATAAATTATCCGAATTTAAAAGATGCGGCAGAAGCATTAAAGGAAAATATAATTTCACAGAAAGAGTTTAAAAATATTGCAAATAAGCTGAATGAAAATGATTGTCCATTTGAAAATACGATTTTAGGTTCCGATATCGGAATTCAAGGAACCGGCGAATACAATATTATATTTAAAAATTTACCTTTTGTTTTTAATTGGACGAACGGTTCTATTGCGCTGAGCAATGAAAATATTGATGAACTTTTAACTGTTGTAAAGGTTGGAACAAAAGTTACTATTAAAAATTAA
- a CDS encoding DUF1460 domain-containing protein, giving the protein MKNLLTFIFLIVFNSSFFSQAIYTDEDVKICNSKFEFAVSNNLMQLPINDIFVEIGKSFLGLDYEANTLEKGEKENLVIHLSGLDCYTFFESSLVFARCIKNNKITFEDYQKELTNIRYRNGAIDQYPSRLHYASDWLYDNAKRGIVKDITKEIGGILYDKKIDFMSTHADSYKQLKNNLKFIEEMKSIEDSINSRKYYYIPENFIECVESKIQNGDVILLTTGIDGLDISHTGIAVKMDDGRIHFMHAPLKDKKIEITKLPLSDYAKSVERHTGIMVGRVIEP; this is encoded by the coding sequence ATGAAAAATTTACTCACATTTATTTTTTTGATTGTGTTTAATTCTTCATTCTTTTCACAAGCAATTTATACAGATGAAGATGTAAAAATTTGCAATTCAAAATTTGAATTTGCAGTTTCAAATAATTTAATGCAGCTTCCAATAAATGATATTTTTGTAGAAATTGGCAAATCATTTTTGGGTTTGGATTATGAAGCTAATACTTTAGAAAAAGGTGAAAAGGAAAATCTTGTTATTCATCTTTCCGGTTTAGATTGTTATACTTTTTTTGAAAGTTCGTTAGTTTTTGCAAGATGTATAAAAAATAATAAAATAACTTTTGAAGATTATCAAAAAGAGTTAACAAATATTCGATATCGAAATGGAGCGATCGACCAATATCCATCGAGGCTTCATTATGCTTCTGATTGGCTTTACGATAACGCAAAACGTGGAATTGTAAAAGATATAACAAAAGAAATCGGTGGAATTTTGTATGATAAAAAAATTGATTTTATGAGCACACATGCAGATTCTTATAAACAATTAAAGAATAATCTTAAGTTTATTGAAGAGATGAAATCAATAGAAGACTCAATCAATTCAAGAAAATATTATTATATCCCGGAAAATTTTATTGAATGTGTTGAAAGCAAAATTCAAAATGGAGATGTAATTTTGTTAACTACTGGAATTGATGGACTTGATATTTCACACACCGGAATTGCTGTAAAAATGGATGACGGAAGAATTCATTTTATGCACGCTCCTTTAAAAGATAAAAAAATTGAAATCACAAAATTGCCACTCTCAGATTATGCAAAATCTGTTGAAAGGCATACTGGTATTATGGTTGGAAGAGTAATCGAGCCGTAG